A stretch of the Rosa rugosa chromosome 5, drRosRugo1.1, whole genome shotgun sequence genome encodes the following:
- the LOC133709239 gene encoding calcium-transporting ATPase 10, plasma membrane-type-like isoform X2: MNHSIGLPYNPSNDLETGLKEDHVERMNRWTQAKLYLKALHRFRHTLVLKKAEEKKQAARKLLRAHTQALRAAAIFKEVADQVKGSGDYFPIEPDELARLTRSSDVDALQQYGGKEGLADLLKTDLDKGIDGDDLLKRTIKFGSNIYPPKTAMSRWTCLREALYDFTRIVLVIAFMGSVVMGILEETKKLGWHDVFSVAIAAAMFILITVLSEYIQARQFQHMIITEEIRNIKLKVIRAGRQVVVSNCDIVVGDVLPLKTGDEVPADGILIRGRSLAIDKSRVTGESKIFHKDSRNPFLRSGWKVAHGSATMLVTGVGKCTESGILRANTYSKDTENKTPLQVLLKEVATFMGAVGFMGAAIVAYVVWFRDFFTGDNSSNGSPEPGSTLEEVIRISTIAVAIFVVALPEVLPSAFNISRLSTMKKMKADNALVRRPAVCETMALCNDALCDKTGITLNQMTVSEAYAGEKKINFADSTSNLSPILSSLLVEGIAQNTSGSLSVLGASGSPIDRAILHWGVKLGMNFDDIMSQSPVMQVLPFSSEKKRGGVALNLTHGRVHVHWKGAAEGVLASCTRYIGANDQVLPMDDEKLTFFQKAIEDMASGGLHCVAIAYRSLELENVLINSNGQLAQWELPEDDLILLAVVGMKDDSQPGIKDSVEILQRAGIKVRLVTHDNPQTAKAIAKECSILASDGSDVSEENLIEGKVFRELSDSQREGLAEKILVMARSSPNDKLLLVRALQKRGKIVAVTGYVSNDAHALHEADIGLAMGIQGTEVVKESSDIIILDDNFATVAKCFRWGRSMHEKVLKVMQQQLTVNIVAVTINCMAAVYYRYIPLNAVQFVWVNLIIFGLGPLALATESPADHLMNVPPIDRGQTLIKYIQWKRLLTQVLYQIIALLVINFQGGSLLKNDTRDHATKMKNTMIFNTFVVCQISIEFGVRKTGIVDHPLKWITANSVFLGIVGIILLIQFIIIEFLGKAFFLVRLDWKEWEFSLTLGIVELLFALLLFLKDLAQRNLN, translated from the exons ATGAATCACTCAATTGGGTTGCCTTATAACCCAAGCAATGACTTGGAGACCGGTCTGAAGGAGGATCATGTTGAGCGCATGAACCGGTGGACG CAAGCGAAACTATATCTGAAAGCATTGCACCGATTCCGTCACACACTAGTCCTGAAAAAGGCAGAAGAAAAGAAGCAGGCAGCACGGAAACTACTTAGAGCACATACCCAAGCCCTACGA GCTGCGGCTATCTTCAAAGAAGTTGCAGATCAAGTGAAAG GGTCTGGTGATTATTTTCCAATTGAACCAGATGAACTTGCTCGTTTGACGAGGAGTAGTGATGTTGATGCTCTGCAGCAATATGGGGGG AAGGAAGGCTTGGCAGATTTACTGAAAACAGATTTAGACAAGGGAATTGATGGGGATGATTTACTAAAGCGGACAATTAAATTTGGATCAAACATATATCCTCCAAAAACAGCAATGAGCCGCTGG ACATGTCTTCGGGAAGCTCTGTACGATTTTACTCGGATCGTTTTGGTGATTGCTTTTATGGGTTCTGTTGTGATGGGTATTCTGGAAGAG ACTAAAAAGCTGGGATGGCACGATGTGTTCAGCGTTGCTATTGCAGCTGCCATGTTCATTCTTATCACAG TCTTATCTGAGTATATTCAAGCTCGTCAGTTCCAGCATATGATTATCACGGAGGAAATCAGAAACATAAAATTGAAG GTTATTAGAGCTGGTCGACAAGTTGTGGTTTCTAATTGTGATATTGTTGTTGGTGATGTTCTACCTCTTAAGACTGGTGATGAG GTCCCTGCTGATGGCATTTTAATCCGTGGTCGCTCACTTGCAATTGATAAGAGTAGAGTCACTGGAGAGAGCAAGATT TTTCACAAGGATTCAAGGAACCCATTTCTACGATCTGGCTGGAAAGTAGCACATGGCAGTGCTACTATGCTG GTAACTGGGGTTGGGAAATGTACTGAATCAGGAATTCTCAGGGCTAACACTTATTCAAAAGACACCGAGAATAAAACCCCCTTGCAG GTGCTTTTAAAGGAGGTTGCTACTTTCATGGGTGCTGTCGGATTCATGGGTGCTGCCATTGTTGCATATGTTGTTTGGTTCAG AGACTTCTTTACTGGTGATAATTCATCAAATGGAAGTCCTGAACCTGGAAGTACACTTGAAGAAGTGATTAGAATTAGTACCATTGCA GTTGCCATTTTTGTCGTTGCATTACCTGAAGTGCTTCCTTCAGCTTTCAACATAAG CCGTCTCAGCACAATGAAAAAGATGAAGGCAGACAATGCCTTG GTGCGGAGGCCAGCTGTATGTGAAACCATGGCCTTATGCAATGATGCACTTTGTGACAAGACTGGAATAACTTTGAACCAG ATGACTGTTTCTGAGGCCTATGCTGGTGAGAAGAAAATCAATTTTGCTGACAGCACAAGCAACTTGTCTCCGATACTATCGTCCTTACTTGTTGAAGGAATTGCTCAGAATACGAGTGGCAGTCTATCTGTGCTTGGG GCTTCCGGATCACCAATTGATAGGGCAATTCTGCATTGGGGAGTCAAG CTGGGAATGAATTTTGATGATATAATGTCTCAGTCTCCAGTTATGCAAGTTTTGCCATTCAGTTCAGAGAAAAAACGAGGTGGTGTTGCACTTAATCTG ACACATGGTCGAGTTCATGTACACTGGAAAGGGGCAGCTGAAGGAGTCTTGGCCTCATGCACAAGATACATTGGGGCTAATGATCAGGTTTTACCAATGGATGATGAGAAG TTAACATTTTTTCAAAAAGCTATCGAGGATATGGCTTCTGGAGGTTTGCATTGCGTTGCTATTGCATATAGATCACTTGAGTTGGAAAATGTTCTAATCAATAGTAATGGACAACTAGCGCAGTGGGAACTACCTGAGGATGACCTCATTTTACTAGCTGTTGTTGGTATGAAG GATGATAGTCAACCGGGGATCAAGGACTCGGTGGAAATATTGCAAAGAGCTGGCATTAAG GTACGCCTTGTTACGCATGACAATCCTCAAACTGCAAAAGCAATTGCTAAGGAATGTAGCATACTTGCTTCTGATGGGTCAGATGTTAGTGAGGAAAATCTTATTGAAGGAAAAGTGTTCCGAGAACTTTCTGATAGTCAGAGAGAAGGATTAGCAGAGAAGATTTTG GTAATGGCACGGTCTTCCCCCAATGACAAGCTTTTGCTTGTGCGAGCACTGCAGAAAAGAGGAAAGATTGTTGCTGTCACTGGATATGTCAGTAATGATGCTCATGCATTACATGAG GCCGACATTGGTCTTGCTATGGGTATTCAAGGGACTGAAGTTGTTAAAGAGAGTTCAGATATCATAATCTTGGATGACAATTTTGCTACAGTAGCCaag TGTTTTAGATGGGGACGATCGATGCATGAAAAGGTTCTGAAAGTTATGCAGCAGCAACTTACAGTCAATATTGTAGCAGTAACCATAAACTGCATGGCGGCAGTTTACTATCGTTACATCCCGCTCAATGCTGTGCAG TTTGTGTGGGTGAATCTTATCATATTTGGTCTTGGACCACTAGCACTGGCTACTGAATCTCCGGCTGATCACCTGATGAACGTACCCCCTATTGACCGAGG ACAAACTCTTATAAAATATATTCAGTGGAAGAGACTGTTGACACAG GTTCTGTACCAAATTATTGCCCTGCTTGTCATCAATTTTCAAGGAGGGAGTTTACTGAAAAATGATACCAGAGACCATGCCACAAAAATGAAGAATACAATGATATTCAACACATTTGTTGTTTGTCAG ATTTCCATTGAATTCGGAGTTCGAAAGACTGGTATAGTGGACCATCCTTTGAAATGGATTACTGCTAACTCTGTGTTTCTGGGAATAGTTGGAATAATTCTTTTGATTCAG TTTATCATCATTGAGTTTCTTGGAAAGGCGTTTTTCTTAGTCAGGCTTGACTGGAAAGAGTGGGAGTTTTCGCTGACTCTTGGCATTGTCGA gtTGTTGTTTGCACTGCTTCTATTTCTGAAGGACCTGGCACAAAGGAATCTTAATTAA